One region of Jatrophihabitans cynanchi genomic DNA includes:
- a CDS encoding pirin family protein, translating to MPAVTADTLALPRIAAASLGDTERPVKQVSTGPRGFEGDGFPVVRAFAGVSMADLDPFVHMDQMGEVEYAPMEPKGTSWHPHRGFETVTYMIDGTFQHQDSHGGGGVINNGATQWMTAGAGILHIETPPEELVVSGGLFHGLQLWVNLPAKDKFAAPRYQAIEGGDAALVSSADGGALVRIIAGSIGGYAGPGSTHTPITVAHSTVQPGAQLSLPWNPDYNALVYVLSGNGLVGAEGRPVHGGQLAVFGTGDRITVRAADAQDSNRPALELFILGGQPIREPVAHYGPFVMNTKEELVQAIEDYQAGRLGVIPENALMPHTGVN from the coding sequence ATGCCAGCCGTCACCGCAGACACCCTCGCCCTGCCGCGCATCGCCGCAGCCTCGCTGGGCGACACCGAACGCCCGGTGAAGCAGGTCAGCACCGGACCGCGCGGGTTCGAAGGCGACGGCTTCCCGGTCGTGCGCGCGTTCGCGGGCGTCTCGATGGCTGACCTCGACCCGTTCGTGCACATGGACCAGATGGGCGAGGTCGAATACGCCCCGATGGAGCCCAAGGGGACGTCCTGGCATCCGCACCGCGGCTTCGAGACCGTCACCTACATGATCGACGGCACCTTCCAGCACCAGGACAGTCACGGCGGCGGCGGCGTCATCAACAACGGCGCCACCCAGTGGATGACCGCCGGCGCCGGGATCTTGCACATCGAGACGCCACCGGAGGAACTGGTCGTCTCGGGCGGGCTGTTCCACGGACTGCAGCTCTGGGTGAACCTGCCGGCCAAGGACAAGTTCGCCGCGCCGCGCTACCAGGCGATCGAGGGCGGCGACGCGGCGCTGGTCTCCTCGGCCGACGGCGGCGCGCTGGTGCGGATCATCGCCGGCTCGATCGGCGGCTACGCCGGTCCCGGCTCGACGCACACCCCGATCACCGTCGCGCACTCCACCGTCCAGCCCGGCGCGCAGCTGTCGCTGCCGTGGAACCCCGACTACAACGCGCTGGTCTACGTGCTGTCCGGCAACGGCCTGGTCGGAGCCGAGGGACGGCCGGTGCATGGTGGCCAGCTCGCCGTGTTCGGGACGGGAGATCGCATCACCGTGCGGGCAGCCGATGCGCAGGACTCCAACCGGCCCGCGCTCGAACTGTTCATCCTGGGCGGCCAGCCGATCCGCGAGCCGGTCGCGCACTACGGCCCGTTCGTGATGAACACCAAGGAGGAGCTCGTCCAGGCGATCGAGGACTACCAGGCCGGCCGGCTCGGCGTGATCCCCGAGAACGCCCTGATGCCGCACACCGGCGTCAACTGA
- a CDS encoding maltokinase N-terminal cap-like domain-containing protein yields MSASSEQLRPLVQGWLPTQRWFAGKGRAGTVDVVPLAVLVAASPEVTIWTARVTYDDGSIEVYQLPLVERDARDEGLDHVLVGAYEDGDGLRWIYDALHDKDVTAAWLVNIRDEVRTDRLRFTNHADAADIPVDEPSLVLTAEQSNTSLMYADKAILKVFRRLQPGVNPDIEIHAALSARGARHVARLLGSVAAEVDGEHFELAMLQEFMTTATDGWELAKKSVLDLMAEGDLHAEEAGGDFAGEAERLGAAVAEVHADLAVAFATATATPEEVRDRADTMHARLEYALSVVPELQDVAPGLHALFNAFAELRDPLPVQRIHGDLHLGQVLRTVHRWVIIDFEGEPMAELSARRRPDSTLRDIAGMLRSFEYAGHHRLIETGYVPQLAYRANEWAERNRDAFCTGYAESAQHDPREQSVALRAFEADKAVYEAVYESRHRPAWLPIPLASLSRLAETEVVR; encoded by the coding sequence ATGAGCGCTAGCAGCGAGCAGCTCCGGCCGCTGGTCCAGGGTTGGCTGCCGACCCAGCGCTGGTTCGCCGGCAAGGGGCGGGCCGGCACGGTCGACGTGGTTCCGCTGGCCGTCCTGGTTGCCGCCTCGCCCGAGGTGACGATCTGGACGGCACGCGTCACCTACGACGACGGGTCGATCGAGGTGTACCAGCTGCCGCTGGTCGAGCGCGACGCGCGCGACGAGGGGCTGGACCACGTGCTGGTGGGCGCGTACGAGGACGGCGACGGGCTGCGGTGGATCTACGACGCGCTGCACGACAAGGACGTCACCGCGGCGTGGCTGGTCAACATCCGCGACGAGGTACGGACCGACCGGCTGCGCTTCACCAACCATGCCGACGCCGCGGACATCCCGGTGGACGAACCGAGCCTGGTGCTCACCGCCGAGCAGTCGAACACCTCGCTGATGTATGCCGACAAGGCGATCTTGAAGGTGTTCCGCCGGCTACAGCCCGGCGTGAACCCGGACATCGAGATCCACGCCGCACTGAGCGCGCGCGGTGCCCGCCACGTGGCGCGGCTGCTCGGCTCCGTCGCGGCCGAGGTCGACGGCGAGCACTTCGAGCTGGCGATGTTGCAGGAGTTCATGACCACCGCGACCGACGGGTGGGAGCTGGCGAAGAAGAGCGTGCTCGATCTGATGGCCGAAGGGGACCTGCACGCCGAGGAGGCGGGCGGCGACTTCGCGGGCGAGGCCGAACGGCTCGGCGCGGCCGTCGCCGAGGTGCACGCCGACCTCGCGGTGGCCTTCGCCACCGCGACCGCCACCCCCGAGGAGGTGCGCGACCGGGCGGACACGATGCACGCCCGGCTCGAGTACGCGCTGTCGGTGGTGCCGGAACTGCAGGACGTCGCGCCCGGACTGCACGCCCTGTTCAACGCCTTCGCCGAGCTGCGCGACCCGCTGCCGGTGCAGCGCATCCACGGCGACCTGCACCTGGGCCAGGTGCTGCGCACGGTGCACCGCTGGGTGATCATCGACTTCGAGGGCGAGCCGATGGCCGAGCTGTCCGCACGGCGCCGCCCGGACTCCACGCTGCGCGACATCGCCGGCATGCTGCGCTCCTTCGAGTACGCCGGGCATCACCGGCTGATCGAGACCGGGTACGTGCCGCAACTGGCGTACCGGGCCAACGAGTGGGCAGAGCGCAACCGGGACGCGTTCTGCACCGGCTACGCCGAGAGCGCCCAGCACGATCCGCGCGAGCAGTCGGTGGCGCTACGTGCGTTCGAGGCCGACAAGGCCGTGTACGAAGCGGTGTACGAGTCCCGGCACCGGCCTGCCTGGCTGCCGATCCCGCTGGCGTCGCTGAGCCGGCTCGCCGAGACGGAGGTGGTCCGGTGA
- a CDS encoding crotonase/enoyl-CoA hydratase family protein, whose amino-acid sequence MTVRTERNGPVTTVILDRPEVRNAVDGPTAHALAAAFTDFDADPRAHVAVLWGAGGTFCAGADLCSMSNPIDADLAAPAPMGPSRLALGKPVIAAISGHAVAGGLELALWCDLRVVESDAVLGVFCRRWGVPLIDGGTVRLPRIVGLGRALDLILTGRAVAADEAYAMGLATRVVPPGAARAEAEALAATLAALPQDCLRSDRRSVYDALGRDEAEALAGEFAHGQQVLPGAMQGAARFASGAGRHGSPG is encoded by the coding sequence ATGACGGTTCGCACGGAGCGCAACGGGCCGGTGACCACCGTGATCCTGGATCGGCCGGAGGTGCGCAACGCGGTCGACGGCCCGACGGCGCACGCCCTGGCCGCCGCGTTCACCGATTTCGACGCCGACCCGCGGGCCCACGTCGCCGTGCTGTGGGGTGCCGGCGGGACGTTCTGCGCGGGCGCGGACCTGTGTTCGATGTCCAACCCGATCGACGCCGACCTTGCCGCGCCCGCGCCCATGGGCCCGTCCCGGTTGGCGCTGGGCAAGCCGGTGATCGCCGCGATCAGCGGCCACGCCGTCGCGGGCGGGCTGGAGCTCGCGCTGTGGTGCGACCTGCGAGTGGTGGAGTCCGACGCGGTGCTCGGCGTGTTCTGCCGGCGCTGGGGCGTGCCGCTCATCGACGGCGGCACGGTGCGGCTGCCGCGGATCGTCGGGCTGGGCCGGGCCCTGGACCTCATCCTCACCGGGCGCGCGGTCGCGGCCGACGAGGCGTACGCGATGGGGCTCGCGACCCGCGTCGTCCCGCCGGGCGCTGCGCGGGCCGAGGCGGAGGCACTGGCGGCGACGCTCGCCGCGCTGCCGCAGGACTGCCTGCGCTCGGACCGCCGCTCGGTGTACGACGCGCTCGGACGGGACGAGGCCGAAGCGCTGGCGGGCGAGTTCGCGCACGGCCAGCAGGTTCTCCCGGGCGCGATGCAGGGAGCTGCGCGCTTCGCGAGCGGGGCCGGCCGACACGGCTCGCCCGGCTGA
- a CDS encoding tetratricopeptide repeat protein has protein sequence MQPGRSRRPAQPGAALGAAMAGAVDLAAIKARSDAAARAAEAPPPGAADLVVDVSEATFQADVVERSFQVPVLMCFWTARAPSSEQLLASLERLARADGGSWVFARVDVDTNMRIAQALQVQGVPAVYAVVGGQPLPGFEGALPDDRLREFVDAVVNAGKEAGLTGVPAAGADDAPADEPQPPEDPRFDAAEAALAEGDYALAQQRFQAILDVEPANAEAALALRQVALMARLADTAPDVTARADAAPDDVAAALGAADLAFAGGDADAALNRLLGTLTRTAGDEREQVRQRLLDYFELLGPDDARVPAARRQLARALF, from the coding sequence ATGCAACCTGGCCGTTCCCGACGACCTGCCCAGCCGGGCGCCGCACTGGGCGCCGCGATGGCCGGCGCCGTCGACCTCGCCGCGATCAAGGCACGCTCCGACGCCGCGGCACGCGCCGCCGAGGCACCGCCACCCGGTGCAGCTGACCTCGTCGTCGACGTCAGCGAGGCGACGTTCCAGGCCGACGTCGTCGAGCGTTCGTTCCAGGTGCCCGTGTTGATGTGTTTCTGGACGGCACGCGCGCCGTCCAGCGAACAACTGCTCGCCAGCCTCGAACGGCTCGCGCGCGCCGATGGCGGCAGCTGGGTCTTCGCCCGCGTCGACGTCGACACCAACATGCGCATCGCCCAGGCGCTGCAGGTGCAGGGCGTCCCGGCGGTGTACGCGGTCGTCGGCGGCCAGCCGCTGCCCGGCTTCGAGGGCGCACTGCCCGATGACCGGCTGCGCGAGTTCGTCGACGCGGTGGTGAACGCGGGCAAGGAGGCCGGGCTCACCGGTGTGCCGGCGGCGGGCGCCGACGACGCGCCGGCGGACGAGCCGCAACCGCCGGAGGACCCCCGCTTCGACGCAGCCGAGGCGGCCCTGGCCGAAGGCGACTATGCCCTCGCCCAGCAGCGGTTCCAGGCGATCCTGGACGTCGAGCCGGCCAATGCCGAGGCCGCGCTCGCGCTGCGCCAGGTCGCCCTGATGGCCCGGCTGGCCGACACCGCCCCGGACGTGACCGCTCGTGCCGACGCCGCTCCGGACGACGTGGCCGCCGCGCTCGGCGCGGCTGACCTCGCGTTCGCCGGCGGCGACGCCGATGCGGCGCTGAACCGGCTGTTGGGCACGCTCACCCGCACGGCTGGTGACGAGCGCGAGCAGGTGCGGCAGCGGCTGCTGGACTACTTCGAGCTGCTCGGCCCGGACGACGCGCGGGTGCCAGCGGCGCGACGGCAGCTGGCCCGCGCCCTGTTCTGA
- a CDS encoding acyl-CoA mutase large subunit family protein, with product MDAEQIAEGRARWQQRYDAAHKSDRDFTTLSGTEVEPLYGPTEADSRFERIGWPGEYPFTRGIHPTGYRGKPWTIRQFAGFGNAQQTNERYKMILGEGGGGLSVAFDMPTLMGRDSDDPRALGEVGHCGVAIDSAADMQVLFDGIDLAGTTTSMTISGPAVPVFCMYVVAAERQGADTAALNGTLQTDIFKEYIAQKEWIYPPEPHLKLIGDLMEYVDANIPAYKPLSVSGYHIREAGSTAVQELAFTLADGFGYVELGKSRGLDVDRFAPGLSFFFDAHIDFFEEIAKLRAARRIWARWMRDVYGAKTDRAQWLRFHTQTAGVSLTAQQPDNNIVRTAVEAMAAVLGGTNSLHTNALDEVLALPSEKAAQIALRTQQVIAEETGVLNVADPLGGSWYVEALTDRMEAEAEKIFARITELGGDGTIGSGLLRGIEEGWFIGEIADSAFAYQVALEKGDKRVVGVNTLTGDVGDDLEILRVSHEVELQQRDLVASRRAARDQHAVDEAIGRMVAAAENDQNTVPAMLDAVRAEATLGEICNAFKPLWGEYREPARF from the coding sequence ATGGACGCCGAGCAGATCGCCGAGGGCCGCGCGCGCTGGCAGCAGCGCTACGACGCAGCACACAAGAGCGATCGGGACTTCACCACCTTGTCCGGCACGGAGGTGGAGCCGCTCTACGGGCCGACCGAGGCCGACTCGCGCTTCGAGCGGATCGGCTGGCCGGGGGAGTACCCGTTCACTCGCGGCATCCACCCGACCGGCTACCGCGGCAAGCCCTGGACGATCCGCCAGTTCGCCGGTTTCGGCAACGCGCAGCAGACCAACGAGCGCTACAAGATGATCCTGGGCGAGGGCGGCGGCGGGCTGTCGGTCGCCTTCGACATGCCCACGCTGATGGGCCGTGACTCCGACGACCCCCGTGCGCTCGGCGAGGTGGGTCACTGCGGCGTCGCGATCGACTCGGCCGCCGACATGCAGGTGCTCTTCGACGGCATCGACCTGGCCGGGACCACGACGTCGATGACGATCAGCGGCCCGGCCGTCCCGGTGTTCTGCATGTACGTCGTGGCGGCAGAGCGCCAGGGTGCGGACACCGCCGCGCTCAACGGCACGCTGCAGACGGACATCTTCAAGGAGTACATCGCGCAGAAGGAGTGGATCTACCCGCCCGAGCCGCACCTGAAGCTGATCGGCGACCTGATGGAGTACGTCGACGCGAACATCCCGGCCTACAAGCCGCTGTCGGTGTCCGGCTACCACATCCGCGAAGCGGGTTCGACGGCCGTGCAGGAGCTCGCGTTCACGCTGGCCGACGGGTTCGGCTACGTGGAGCTCGGAAAGTCGCGCGGGCTGGACGTCGACCGGTTCGCCCCGGGCCTGTCGTTCTTCTTCGACGCGCACATCGACTTCTTCGAGGAGATCGCCAAGCTGCGGGCGGCACGCCGCATCTGGGCGCGCTGGATGCGCGACGTGTACGGGGCCAAGACCGACCGCGCCCAGTGGCTGCGGTTCCACACCCAGACCGCCGGCGTCTCGCTCACCGCGCAGCAGCCGGACAACAACATCGTCCGGACCGCGGTCGAGGCGATGGCGGCGGTGCTGGGCGGGACGAACTCGCTGCACACCAACGCGCTGGACGAGGTGCTTGCCCTGCCGTCGGAGAAGGCCGCGCAGATCGCGCTGCGCACCCAGCAGGTGATCGCCGAGGAGACCGGCGTGCTCAACGTCGCCGATCCGCTGGGTGGCTCGTGGTACGTCGAGGCGCTCACCGACCGCATGGAGGCCGAGGCGGAGAAGATCTTCGCGCGGATCACCGAGCTCGGTGGTGACGGCACCATCGGCTCCGGCCTGCTGCGCGGCATCGAGGAGGGCTGGTTCATCGGCGAGATCGCGGATTCGGCCTTTGCCTACCAGGTCGCGCTGGAGAAGGGCGACAAGCGCGTCGTCGGCGTGAACACGCTGACCGGCGACGTGGGCGACGACCTGGAGATCCTGCGCGTGTCGCACGAGGTCGAGCTGCAGCAGCGCGACCTGGTCGCTTCGCGGCGGGCCGCTCGTGACCAGCACGCGGTCGACGAGGCGATCGGGCGCATGGTCGCGGCCGCCGAGAACGACCAGAACACCGTCCCGGCCATGCTCGATGCGGTGCGCGCGGAGGCGACGCTCGGCGAGATCTGCAACGCGTTCAAGCCGCTGTGGGGCGAGTACCGCGAGCCGGCGCGCTTCTAG
- a CDS encoding DUF2891 family protein yields the protein MSAAGWAEVALRVLDTRYPHKSGHLAHGPHDVDVTPTRLFPAFHGCLDWHSSVHMQWSLLTLLPALDGDLRGRVIQLLDARLTAANLAAETAYLRRDPGFERPYGWAWAARLAATAHESRTPDAARWAAALDPLADAIASATVTWLPRLAYPVRHGTHANTAFGLLLLHDAFGRLGRADVVAEIATHARRFFAADTDYPLRWEPSGSDFLSPALCEAALMQRVLPDFADWLPRFLPGLADPDCPLFAVPQVLDRADGQAVHLVGLALSRAWQLRLLATATATATATATAAGGEKARRWRHAADRLVESALPEIADGDFMATHWLVSFALLATG from the coding sequence ATGTCGGCCGCCGGCTGGGCCGAGGTCGCGCTACGGGTGCTCGACACGCGGTACCCGCACAAGTCCGGCCACCTCGCGCACGGGCCGCACGATGTGGACGTGACGCCCACCCGGCTGTTCCCGGCGTTCCACGGCTGCCTGGACTGGCACTCGTCGGTGCACATGCAGTGGTCGCTGCTGACCCTGCTGCCGGCGCTGGACGGTGACCTGCGCGGGCGCGTGATCCAACTGCTCGACGCGCGGCTCACCGCGGCGAACCTCGCCGCCGAAACCGCGTACCTGCGCCGTGACCCAGGCTTCGAGCGGCCGTACGGCTGGGCCTGGGCGGCACGGCTGGCCGCCACGGCTCACGAGTCGCGCACGCCTGACGCGGCGCGGTGGGCGGCCGCACTCGACCCGCTCGCCGACGCGATCGCCTCGGCGACCGTGACCTGGCTGCCCCGCCTCGCCTACCCGGTTCGCCACGGCACGCACGCGAACACCGCGTTCGGCCTGCTGCTCTTGCACGACGCGTTCGGTCGCCTGGGCCGGGCTGACGTGGTCGCTGAGATCGCCACGCACGCGCGGCGGTTCTTCGCCGCGGACACCGACTATCCGCTGCGCTGGGAGCCGTCCGGCAGCGACTTCCTCTCACCCGCCCTGTGCGAAGCCGCGCTGATGCAGCGGGTGCTGCCGGACTTCGCCGACTGGCTGCCGCGGTTCCTGCCCGGCCTCGCCGATCCGGACTGCCCGCTGTTCGCGGTCCCGCAGGTGCTGGACCGCGCCGACGGGCAGGCTGTGCACCTGGTCGGGCTGGCCCTGTCGCGTGCCTGGCAACTGCGCCTGCTCGCGACCGCGACCGCGACCGCGACCGCGACCGCGACCGCGGCCGGCGGCGAGAAGGCGCGGCGCTGGCGGCATGCCGCAGACCGGCTCGTCGAGTCGGCGCTGCCGGAGATCGCCGACGGCGACTTCATGGCCACGCACTGGCTCGTCTCGTTCGCGCTACTCGCTACGGGTTGA
- a CDS encoding competence/damage-inducible protein A has product MGTRAGIVVTGTEVLTGRVADRNGPWLAERLREQGVDVAHVVVVGDRPDDLHAALEFLAGTEVELVITTGGLGPTADDLTAQVVGEFQGRPSEVDSEIEAHIAAIVERLSSSRNWRLDPQATAAANRKQALVPVGAAVLAPIGTAPGLVVPVAEGRSGPPVLVLPGPPAELQGMWPGALANPTVRAALGEPAEIRQRTIRLWGTPESELAAVLRAHEQRLEGLEITTCLREGELEIVTRFGAEAEDSYGGLESVLTDAFADTIFATDGRTVDEIVAGSLIERGSTIATAESCTAGLLAARLTERAGSSAYVLGGLVVYSNEAKHALAGVPTELIERVGAVSAEVAAALADGARGRLGADLGVGITGVAGPGGGSEEKPVGLVHLCVTDGSRTLARQVQLPGSRADVRARAVAVALHLIRRLLEETAAQG; this is encoded by the coding sequence GTGGGTACACGCGCAGGCATCGTCGTCACAGGTACCGAGGTGCTCACCGGACGGGTGGCCGACCGTAACGGGCCGTGGCTGGCCGAGCGGTTGCGCGAGCAGGGCGTGGACGTGGCCCACGTCGTGGTGGTGGGCGACCGGCCGGACGACCTGCACGCGGCGCTCGAGTTCCTCGCCGGAACAGAAGTGGAGCTGGTCATCACCACCGGCGGCCTGGGGCCGACCGCCGACGACCTCACCGCCCAGGTGGTCGGCGAGTTCCAGGGCCGGCCCAGCGAGGTGGACAGCGAGATCGAGGCGCACATCGCGGCGATCGTCGAGCGGCTTAGCAGCAGCCGGAACTGGCGGCTCGACCCGCAGGCCACCGCCGCCGCGAACCGCAAGCAGGCGCTCGTCCCCGTGGGTGCCGCCGTGCTCGCGCCGATCGGCACCGCTCCCGGGCTGGTGGTACCGGTGGCCGAGGGGCGCAGCGGGCCGCCGGTACTCGTGCTGCCCGGGCCACCGGCGGAGCTGCAGGGCATGTGGCCCGGCGCGCTGGCCAACCCGACGGTCCGTGCGGCTCTGGGCGAGCCGGCCGAGATCCGGCAGCGGACCATCCGGCTCTGGGGTACCCCGGAATCGGAGCTGGCGGCAGTGTTGCGCGCGCACGAGCAGCGGCTGGAAGGGCTGGAGATCACGACCTGCCTGCGCGAGGGCGAGCTGGAGATCGTCACCCGGTTCGGGGCCGAAGCCGAGGACTCCTATGGGGGGTTGGAGTCGGTGCTCACGGACGCGTTCGCCGACACGATCTTCGCCACGGACGGGCGGACGGTGGACGAGATCGTGGCCGGGTCGCTGATCGAGCGCGGCAGCACGATCGCCACCGCGGAGTCGTGCACCGCCGGGTTGCTCGCCGCCCGGCTCACCGAACGGGCCGGATCGTCGGCCTACGTCCTGGGCGGGCTGGTCGTGTACTCCAACGAGGCCAAGCACGCCCTCGCCGGCGTGCCGACAGAACTCATCGAGCGGGTCGGCGCGGTGAGCGCCGAGGTCGCGGCCGCGCTGGCCGACGGGGCGCGCGGCCGGCTCGGAGCCGACCTCGGGGTCGGCATCACCGGCGTCGCCGGGCCGGGCGGCGGCAGCGAGGAGAAACCGGTCGGCCTGGTGCACCTGTGCGTTACCGACGGGAGCCGGACGCTGGCACGGCAGGTACAGCTGCCGGGTTCCCGCGCGGACGTACGCGCCCGCGCGGTCGCGGTGGCCCTGCACCTGATCCGGCGGCTGCTCGAGGAAACCGCGGCTCAGGGTTAG
- the glgB gene encoding 1,4-alpha-glucan branching protein GlgB: MTAPRGGTPDVTVPRAELDRLVAGTHHDPHSILGRHPTGDGRTAIRTLRPDADAVELVAGRDRAPLGLVHDGGVFEAIVDGDVGDYRLDVTYGENTYPVDDPYRWLPTLGEVDLHLIGEGRHENLWQVLGAHVRSYDTPGGAVTGTSFAVWAPNARAMRVSGDFDYWSGKALPMRSLGSSGVWELFVPGVGDGCRYKFQVLGADGQWREKADPMAFATEVPPATASVVHTPRYEWGDAQWLQSRAQTPWHAAPMSIYEVHLGSWQVGRSYVELAEELVAYVQDAGFTHVEFLPVAEHPFGGSWGYQVSSYYAPSARFGNPDEFRQLVDALHRAGIGVIVDWVPAHFPKDAWALARFDGTPLYEHGDPRRGEQPDWGTYVFDFGRREVRNFLVANALYWLEEFHIDGLRVDAVASMLYLDYSRRDGEWEPNKYGGRENLEAVAFLQEMNATVYKRVPGAVTIAEESTSWPGVTRATHLGGLGFGFKWDMGWMHDTLAYVSHQPIHRQYHHNELTFSMMYAYSENFVLPLSHDEVVHGKGSLLNKIPGDRWQQMATLRTMYAYMWAHPGKQLLFMGQEFAQGAEWAESRSLDWWLLDAPDHRGVARLIKDLNRLYRESPALWALDAVPEGFRWIDANDAAGNVYSFLRFGPGSADGATSTIACVANFSAVPHEGYRLGLPFAGRWDEVVNTDADQYFGSGVGNFGAVEAVGEPWHGLPASATLRVPPLGALWLRYAGPAQAVPEQPPAG, from the coding sequence GTGACCGCGCCACGTGGAGGCACGCCCGACGTGACCGTTCCCCGTGCGGAGCTGGACCGGTTGGTCGCCGGCACGCACCACGATCCGCACTCGATCCTCGGCCGGCACCCGACCGGTGACGGCCGCACCGCGATCCGCACGCTCCGCCCGGACGCGGACGCGGTCGAACTGGTAGCCGGCCGTGACCGCGCGCCGCTCGGCCTGGTCCACGACGGCGGGGTGTTCGAGGCGATCGTCGACGGCGACGTCGGCGACTACCGGCTGGACGTCACCTACGGCGAGAACACCTACCCGGTCGACGATCCGTACCGGTGGCTGCCCACGCTCGGTGAGGTCGATCTGCACCTGATCGGCGAGGGCCGGCACGAGAACCTGTGGCAGGTGCTCGGGGCGCACGTGCGCAGCTATGACACGCCGGGCGGCGCGGTAACCGGGACGTCGTTCGCGGTGTGGGCGCCGAACGCGCGCGCGATGCGGGTGTCCGGCGACTTCGACTACTGGTCCGGCAAGGCGCTGCCGATGCGCTCGCTCGGCTCGTCCGGTGTGTGGGAACTGTTCGTGCCGGGTGTCGGTGACGGCTGCCGCTACAAGTTCCAGGTGCTCGGTGCCGACGGCCAGTGGCGCGAGAAGGCCGACCCGATGGCGTTCGCCACCGAGGTGCCGCCGGCCACCGCGTCGGTGGTGCACACGCCGCGTTACGAGTGGGGCGACGCGCAGTGGCTGCAGTCAAGGGCGCAGACACCCTGGCACGCGGCCCCGATGTCGATCTACGAGGTGCACCTCGGCTCGTGGCAGGTCGGGCGCTCGTACGTCGAACTGGCCGAGGAACTCGTCGCGTACGTGCAGGACGCCGGGTTCACCCACGTCGAGTTCCTGCCGGTGGCCGAGCACCCGTTCGGTGGGTCCTGGGGTTATCAGGTCTCGTCGTACTACGCCCCGTCCGCCCGGTTCGGCAATCCCGACGAGTTCCGCCAACTGGTCGACGCACTGCATCGCGCCGGCATCGGCGTCATCGTCGACTGGGTGCCCGCGCACTTCCCCAAGGACGCCTGGGCGCTGGCGCGCTTCGACGGCACACCGCTGTACGAGCACGGCGATCCGCGCCGCGGTGAGCAGCCGGACTGGGGCACCTACGTGTTCGACTTCGGGCGGCGCGAGGTGCGCAACTTCCTGGTCGCGAACGCGCTGTACTGGCTGGAGGAGTTCCACATCGACGGGCTGCGCGTCGACGCGGTCGCCTCGATGCTGTACCTGGACTACTCGCGCCGCGACGGGGAGTGGGAGCCGAACAAGTACGGCGGCCGCGAGAACCTGGAGGCGGTCGCGTTCTTGCAGGAGATGAACGCCACCGTCTACAAGCGAGTGCCCGGAGCCGTCACCATCGCCGAGGAGTCCACGTCGTGGCCCGGCGTCACGCGCGCGACGCACCTGGGTGGTCTCGGCTTCGGGTTCAAGTGGGACATGGGCTGGATGCACGACACCCTGGCCTACGTCTCGCACCAGCCGATCCACCGGCAGTACCACCACAACGAGCTGACCTTCTCGATGATGTACGCCTACTCGGAGAACTTCGTGCTGCCGCTCTCGCACGACGAGGTGGTGCACGGGAAGGGCTCGCTGCTGAACAAGATCCCGGGCGATCGCTGGCAGCAGATGGCCACGCTGCGCACGATGTACGCGTACATGTGGGCGCACCCGGGCAAGCAGTTGCTCTTCATGGGTCAGGAGTTCGCGCAGGGCGCGGAGTGGGCCGAGTCGCGCTCGCTGGACTGGTGGCTGCTGGACGCGCCCGACCACCGTGGGGTCGCCCGGCTGATCAAGGACCTGAACCGGCTCTACCGCGAGTCGCCCGCACTGTGGGCGCTGGACGCCGTGCCCGAGGGCTTTCGCTGGATCGACGCGAACGACGCGGCCGGCAACGTCTACTCGTTCCTGCGGTTCGGCCCCGGCAGCGCCGACGGGGCGACCTCGACGATCGCCTGCGTCGCGAACTTCTCGGCCGTCCCGCACGAGGGCTACCGGCTCGGGCTGCCGTTCGCCGGCCGTTGGGACGAGGTGGTCAACACCGACGCGGACCAGTACTTCGGCTCCGGCGTCGGCAACTTCGGCGCCGTGGAGGCGGTCGGCGAGCCGTGGCACGGGCTGCCCGCGTCGGCCACGCTGCGCGTGCCGCCGCTCGGCGCCCTGTGGCTGCGTTACGCGGGCCCCGCGCAGGCTGTTCCCGAGCAGCCCCCCGCCGGCTGA